A window of the Streptomyces sp. Ag109_O5-10 genome harbors these coding sequences:
- a CDS encoding DinB family protein, whose translation MTRSERLAEQLDWYWHKNLRPRLDGLTDEEYLWEPVRGCWSIRPRGTSATPMSEGSGEWTMASASPAPVPAPAPVTTIAWRLAHIIVSCLGYRVGWYFGGQDVDSETFAYAGTADEALRQLDEMYGRWNAGVRELSDADLDNPPAVGPERFPMENRVLHVNRELIHHGAEISLLRDLYRWQDGAVPRRM comes from the coding sequence ATGACAAGAAGCGAACGGCTCGCGGAGCAACTGGACTGGTACTGGCACAAGAACCTGCGGCCGCGGCTGGACGGTCTTACCGATGAGGAGTATTTGTGGGAGCCGGTGCGCGGCTGCTGGAGCATCCGCCCACGTGGCACGTCGGCCACACCAATGTCTGAAGGCTCGGGGGAATGGACGATGGCCTCCGCGTCCCCTGCCCCGGTGCCGGCGCCGGCGCCGGTGACCACGATTGCCTGGCGGCTGGCGCACATCATTGTCTCGTGCCTGGGCTATCGAGTCGGATGGTACTTCGGCGGCCAGGACGTCGACTCCGAGACATTCGCCTACGCGGGGACCGCTGACGAGGCGCTGAGACAGCTCGATGAGATGTATGGGAGATGGAACGCGGGGGTCCGCGAACTCTCGGACGCTGACCTGGACAATCCGCCCGCGGTGGGTCCCGAGCGGTTTCCCATGGAGAACAGGGTCCTGCACGTTAACAGGGAGCTGATCCATCACGGCGCCGAGATTTCCTTGCTGCGCGACCTCTACCGCTGGCAGGACGGAGCCGTACCGCGCCGAATGTGA